A segment of the Arachis hypogaea cultivar Tifrunner chromosome 5, arahy.Tifrunner.gnm2.J5K5, whole genome shotgun sequence genome:
AAGTTCGATTTCTCCTCTCTGAAACACTATTGTGTTGTGGAGTACCAGGAGGTGTCCATTGAAAAAGAATCTCATTTTTTTTTAAGTACTCAAGAAAATTATCATTTAGATATTCTCCTCCTCTATCAGATCTAAGCACCTTAATACTTTTACCTGTTTGATTTTCAACTTCACTGTAAAAAATTTTGAACATTTCAAATGAATCAGATTTGTGTTTCATAAGATACACAAAGCCATATCTAGACATATCATCAATGAAAGTGATAAAATAGTAATATCCTCCTTTGGCTTGAATTTTCATTGCTCCACAAACATCTGTATGTATTAGTCCCAATAATTCTGTAGCCCTTTCTCCATATCCCATAAATAGAGTTTTGGTCATTTTTCCTTTGAGACAGGATTCACAAGTTACATATGATTCATAATCATATTTGTTAAGGTAACCTTCTTTATGTAACTTATAAATCCTTTTTTCTCCTATATGACCAAGTCTACAATGCCAAAGATATGATTCATTTACTTGATTATTTCTCTCTCTTTTGagaatagaaacatgcatgaCAGAATTACCATTTAAATCGGGAAGAATATAAATGTCATATTGGAGATAGCCATTTACGTATAAATCATCACCATAATAAATAGAACAAATgtcatttttaatattaaaataaaaactacgTTTATCCAACATAGAAACAGAAATAATATTTGCAATAAAATTAGGAACATAATGACAATTCTCCAATACTAATGTCTTGCCCGTAGGCATTGCTAAAGAAATAGATCCTATAGCTACAGCAGCAACATTTGCTCTGTTCCCGACTTGAAGGTAAGTTTCTCCCTTCTTCAGCCATCTACTTACTCGTAGTCCATGCAATAAATTGTAAATATTATGAGCACTTTCGGTATCTAATACCCATATAGAAGAATTAATAGTAgctaaagaaatcatgaaaactgttttcaagtATGTCTTACCTTCCTCTTTGGTTTTCAAAGAAGCAAGGTACTCCTTACAGTTTCTTTTCCAATGACCTTTGCCTTTACAATAAAAGCATTCAGCATCATTTTTGTCTGCCTTTTCTTGTTTGTCCCTGGGTTTGGTCACACCACCCTTAGGTGCCATAGGttctcttttaaaattattctttccattttcttttgcttttcactttcCTTTCTTCTTAGAAGAGCAGCCAACTACCATAGcaactcctttctttttctcaGATGCAATTTGATTCTCATAATCAATTAGCATGTTGAGCATTTCATAAAGATCACAACTTATTTTAATCATATTAAAGCTAACAATAAATTGTGAAAAAGTTTTTAGAAGAGATTGCAAGATTAAATCTTGTGAAAGTTCTTTGCCTAATTTGCATCCCAACTTCTCAAGTTGTTTAATAAGATCAATCATCTTAAGAACATGGGGTCCAACAGGAGAGTCCACATCAAGTGTGGATCTAAACAAAGTTTTAGACAATTGATATCGGACCGTCTTACTTTGTGCACCATACATCTTCTTAAGATGTTCAATAATAGTTGGTGGATCCATATCCTGATGTTGCCTCTGAAGATCAGAACCCATGGATGTCAGAATGATGCATTTGGTAGTAAGACCATTTTCCAAGAACTTCTCATAAGCCTTGGTTGCCTCATTATCAATACTTCCATCCTCTTTAGGAACTGCGGCCATAACAGCAGGCTTATCGATTATATCAATTAGCCTTTCATACATGAGAACAATTCTCAAATTGCGATACCAATCATCATAATTGGCTCCAGCCAATTTGTTATTTTCAAGTATGACACACAGAGATAGAACAGACATATTATTCATgaatctaaaagaaaaaaataaatataagtacaTATTCACACATACAAATAACACTTTctacaataattattattatagaaaattaagaaatctttatttcttaaattaagtgttaaaaaaaatatatttaaaatcatGAATGAGTATCTTGGTTGTCAAATCATTACtcatacatttttttaaatagatgATTAAATGTATCACATACAATTTTAATCCCAAATAATTACCTGGTTGtcatgttattatttaattaaattatattttatacccctaGGTTGTCTAGATTCaagtaaaaattaattcattccaTGTatcaaatacatatataaattttatctttGAGTATGAATCTCCTGATTGTCAAGTAACTCCTCATACTCATAAACAAAGTATAAAAtctatttacttttttttcctttcaattttatttcataataataataataataataataataataataataataataatagtatgtTCCTTAACatacatataattatttattatttttcttataatataaataaaatattttttatagaactaaagagaatgataaataaatgtattgatgcatcaacagttgattttgtgcctctggagtttgtacttgttctctagataattttaaaaaatttatattttcgtaatattattacgaataaaaatactagtatatatatatatatatatatatatatatatatatatatatatatatatatatatatatatatatataagtagtaAGTTGAAACAACATGAATTAGCAAAATCAACATCATTGTCTTCACGGGTCTAAAAATTGAACATACTATATTTATAGGCTTTTAATTCCAAAAGAACGACACCACTTTTTTCGTTGACTTTAATAAGGAAATATTACCTTTTTTTCCATTCCTAATATAGAATTTTATGCATGATTAAAAAGTGTTCCGTGTTTATCTATGGCTTTATCACAAATTTGGCTTGTGGTCTTACCGTCTTTTGCTGTCACCATTCATAGTCCCACCATATTTATTACCAAATGATGTGTTCAATATATTTGTAAGAACTTTTCGATATTCTGCAAATTAGTTCTTCCCATCTCGCTAAGGTATTGGCTTTACTTTAGCGAGATTGGTATCGAAAACCAAAACCTTTTTGCCATAAATCAATAAAATAACATTATGGCAAAGGTTTACAACTTATTCCTTTCATTGTGTTTGGTCGTCGTAATACCATCCTTGCAAGCCAATATCTTAGAGAATACTACAAATGTAGATCAACATATCAAAATGGTTGATAATAAATACTGGAAGGAAAGGGCTGCTATTGCTAGAAAGATGAGCGAAGAAGCATATTTTCCTAACCCACATGAACTTTCTAGAAACTTTTCTTCTACCATTGCTGAGTGCGTATTCTCAAGCTATTACATATTCAATTTATAAGGACAATTTTTTTTCACAAAGCAAAATTCAATTCCATATCTTTAGGCACCATCGAATTATTTCGGAGTCATATTATTAACATTTTCTACACATGTTCATTTGTTCATCATTgttattatcttttaattttttatcatttttcttttgcAAGTGAAATACAACATTGATTCGATTATATATGGTAATTAATATCTATAACATGATAAATAAACTTttgtctattttatttttgtgaaaaactAGACATGTGGCTGGTAGCAGGCATGCAAGAAGGAACTTGAATGGTCAAAGGGCAGGAGTTGCATGTGAGGCAACCAATAACATTGACAGATGTTGGAGGTGTGATCCCAATTGGGCAGATAATCGCCAGAAACTTGTAAATTGTGTTCAAGGTTTTGGAAGAAATACTACTGGAGGAAAGGGAGGTCCAATCTACATTGTTACTAGTCCTGCTGACAATGACATGGTTAATCCAAAACCCGGTACCCTTCGCCATGCAGTCACAAGAGATGGACCTTTGTGGATTATCTTTGCTCATAGCATGAATATTAGACTCAATCAAGAGCTCATGGTTTCTAGTAACAAGACTATTGATGGAAGAGGAGTTGATATCTACATTACTAAGGGTGCAGGCATCACTCTCCAATACGTCAATAATGTAATCATCCATGGAATCAAGATTCATGACATTGTTCCCGGTACCGGTGGACTTATTAGGGATTCTGAGAGCCATTATGGGTTTAGGACACGCAGTGATGGTGATGGAATCTCTATCTTTGGTGCCAGCAATATTTGGATTGACCATGTTTCCATGAGGAAATGCTCCGATGGACTTATTGACGCCATTATGGGATCTACGGCCATTACCATCTCTAACAGTCATTTCACGGACCATAATGACGTAAGTAATTACTTTCAAGTGTTTAacattattttatgttaattatttttctaagagcattttttatatatttcaatggttttatatactttatttaatctttcttattttaaaatcattataaaatattaaatacgttttataaattttatgcatttttaatgtatttttataaCTACCATGGTATTGTATTatgtcttcttttcctttttaatttataatttaaaaataaacacaATTATATACTTCTTTTGATACCTATAAAATATCCTTAAATGACAATCATCCTAAAATAAAGAATTATGTGTCTTTTCTTTACTTATTTCagtgattttgttttgttttgtttgtgttgTAGGTGATGCTCTTTGGTGCTAATGACGAACACACAATTGATAAGGTGATGCAAATCACCCTGGTTTTTAACCACTTTGGTAAGAGGTTAATCCAAAGGATGCCAAGGTGCAGATTCGGATTTGTGCATGTTGTCAATAATGATTATACTCATTGGGAAATGTATGCCATTGGTGGT
Coding sequences within it:
- the LOC114923978 gene encoding probable pectate lyase 3, which produces MAKVYNLFLSLCLVVVIPSLQANILENTTNVDQHIKMVDNKYWKERAAIARKMSEEAYFPNPHELSRNFSSTIAEHVAGSRHARRNLNGQRAGVACEATNNIDRCWRCDPNWADNRQKLVNCVQGFGRNTTGGKGGPIYIVTSPADNDMVNPKPGTLRHAVTRDGPLWIIFAHSMNIRLNQELMVSSNKTIDGRGVDIYITKGAGITLQYVNNVIIHGIKIHDIVPGTGGLIRDSESHYGFRTRSDGDGISIFGASNIWIDHVSMRKCSDGLIDAIMGSTAITISNSHFTDHNDVMLFGANDEHTIDKVMQITLVFNHFGKRLIQRMPRCRFGFVHVVNNDYTHWEMYAIGGSSHPTIISEGNRFVAPDNNNAKEVTKRVTTGDWKSWQWRSINDEFENGAFFVQSGPEMITKPFSSKDMITAKPGSYVQRLTSFAGSLKCRVGQPC
- the LOC114927789 gene encoding uncharacterized protein; this encodes MTTRFMNNMSVLSLCVILENNKLAGANYDDWYRNLRIVLMYERLIDIIDKPAVMAAVPKEDGSIDNEATKAYEKFLENGLTTKCIILTSMGSDLQRQHQDMDPPTIIEHLKKMYGAQSKTVRYQLSKTLFRSTLDVDSPVGPHVLKMIDLIKQLEKLGCKLGKELSQDLILQSLLKTFSQFIVSFNMIKISCDLYEMLNMLIDYENQIASEKKKGVAMVVGCSSKKKGK